The sequence below is a genomic window from Pelagibaculum spongiae.
ATTTCTTTCAGGTTGCCACGAATTACCTTAGGAGAAAGTCCTGCTAACTCTTGGCAAGTGTCCATCCGATAGCTACTGATATCTGCACCATCAGGATCTAATACCCAGGGAATATTATGCGCTCGAGCGGTCATGGCAGTATCAACCATCGCTTCGGCCCAACCTGAAGACAGGGTTCGAATGTTGATGACTAACGCTTGGGAAATTCGGCAAAGCTCCGAAGCTTCTTCACGGCTATGCGCCATAATCGGGCTAGCACCCAATGCCAACAGTGCATTAGCAGAAATATTCATCGCCAAATAGTTGGTAATATTATGAACCAATGGCTTTTTTGTTCTCACAGCAATTAACAATTCCGATAACTGCTGCTCAACCGGCGATTCAAATGATTGCTGCGGTGAAGTAGAAACTGTCGACATAGCGCCCCTCCGGATCTCCATTTCTACTTTTAATTCTTGCTTTACAAGCAATTAGTAGAAATGGCTAGTTATTATCAAAAACCATTCATCCGGAGCAGTAAAAGACGCTCGGGCTATGTTTTGGCTTTTCAGAATCCGAAGTCTAAGCAGGCACCTAACAGTTACAATGATCGAGCGCTAAAAGTATTCAACTAACTGCTTATTGGTTGTACATTTCGCTGAAAAACTGGCTTCGATAAACTATCTGCAAGCGAATAATACTTAAGTAAGCATATTTTAATCCCTCAGCCTTAAACTGATAGCACTAATTCACCAATGTTAATAAAAGCGGACGTACCAAGTTCTTCAAGTTTGAACGGCTTTGCATCAACTCGCTGGGGTCTAAATCTCCTTGGTCCATCATCTGCTGCAAACGATCTCCTTCTATTTGCATGACTACTCGACCATCCTCGGCATCGAGTACCCGCAAACAGGGTTCTCTTCTCTCTAACCAGGCATCAATAATAAACATTTGAGTTATCTCGTTTGGATTAACTCAAATGAGAATAATTATTATTCGCGTAGATTGCCAGTCATCTCTCTAATATTTTTATCTTCTATGACATCGCCTTCGCTAATTAGAATTTTCAACATCCTTAATTTCTAATCTAAAAAAAGTTGCCAGTAATATTTTATGGCTGATAGAGTCTGAAACAAATAAAAACAACAGAGAAAACAGTCATGAACCAAACAAAAAGAGCCATGAACCAAACAAAAACAGTCATGAACCAAACAAAAAGAGCCATGAACCAAACCAATGGCAGCAAACTCATCGTATTACTCAAGACTTCAGTCGTTATGCTTAGCAGCAGCTGCTTATTGTCAATATCTATCTCTGGCACCGCCACTGCTCAAGTTGAGCTATCCCAAGCTTTCAAACAGCAAATTCTCAAACAATCTGAACAACAAATGCTGCAGTCATGTAAAGATCGAACCTACCTAACTTGCACCGGAATCAGCGCTAAAACGTGTAGGCAAGTTTCTAAGCAAATTATCAGTCAGTGCTTAAGCCCGATGCTTAACAAAACTGCCACCAGTTTTTCAGAAGAAGGTTCAGCCAAAGCAGAATTAGAAATGGAAAGCTGTACCGATAAGCTCATTGAGAAATTTTCTTTAAATAAGCAAAAAATGGAACAGTGCGACCCGATTCAACAATAACCTGCGGGCAGCGCTAATCAACAATCATGGATAGATTCGGAAGCATCCAGCTGATTTGTTAGAATGGCCGAATAAATAGTATTTTTAGGCCAGACAACATGCGGCTGGATCGTTTTCTCAGCAATCAAACGCCACTAAGCCGCAAGGCTTTACGGATTCAACTAGCCACTGGCCAAGTCTTGGTTAATGGTAAAATTATTCGTGATGGTCAGTTTGAAATCGACGATTTTTGTACCATCCAGCTAGCTGGCCAGCTATTACCATCGAAACCCGCCATGTACTTCATGCTAAATAAACCGATTGGCCATGTTAGCGCCACAACAGACCCGCAGCATCCAACGGTCAATCAATTATTTCCGCCATCATTGGCTAGCCAATTACACTATGCAGGGCGGCTTGATCGCAATACTTCGGGGTTAATGCTAATGACCAATGATGGTACTTGGTCGAGAATTTTAACCGAACCCAACAAGAAAATTGCTAAAAAATATTGGGTTGAAACTGCCAATCCGATTTGCCAACAAACCCATCAATTATTTGCCGATGGGGTGCATTTAATGCCAGAAGATATCACTACTAGCCCGGCACAATTAGAGCAGATCTCAGCCAACCAGGCATGGCTGACTATTTATGAAGGGCGATATCATCAGATAAAAAGAATGTTCGGTAAAATGAATAATCCGGTAATTAAATTGCACCGGCATTCATTGGGAAATATTCAATTAGATTCATTGCTGGCTGCTAGCGCTTATCGAGCACTCACCTTAAATGAAATACTCGACAGCTTACCAGAACAGCAGAAGGCGCTTTATACGCAGCTAAGATCGTGAACCGTTTTACTACAAAACAGCTTATAGTCGATTCAATTGATTGCCCATTTTTTGTAAATGTACTTGCACCGATTTATCGCCAATTAAGTGCCCAGCACCCACTGCAAAGAAGAAGCTTTTGTTTGGCTGCTGCCGCATTTTTTGCGTGATGCGCTCAGCCATGGTTTGGTTGCGTTGTTCAATCGCAATTCGGTTAAATTTCTTATTAAACTGCTGATTATCACCCTGCCACAATAGCATTTGACGATTTAATTCAGTGGCATCACCAGACAGCCAAGCTGTTTCTATTTGAGCAATCGGGTCGATGTTTTTAGATTCAGCTTGGTCTAGAACATCTAAGGTATCTTTCAGCATCTGAATTTGTTCACGGGTTGATAACCGATCAAAAATTGACAACTGCTCAGCGAATGTTTCCAAGCCATCTGTTTCTTTTCCTGCCGCTTTAGCATCAGTCGCCAGTTTCATATCTAAGGCCATTAAACCTGGATATTTAAGCTCATCACCAATAGTGACTAAGGTGACTGCAGCAGTCCATATCTTGAATTGGTTAAGAATGTTAGCTGACATTAAACTGCTAATTTTCTTCATTCGACTATCTAACTGACGCCATAACTTAGTGGGCAGCAGTTTCTGTAAATTTTGCCCGGCTGGAAGTTGTGTTGCTTGCAAAGTAGCCGCCAGATCAATTGCATCAAAATCTATTTCTGTCACTAAAACATCAGCATTTTTTATCGCACGATTAACAACAGGCGGTAAATCGTTCACTTGTGGGCTTCGCACATGAATCGTTCCAAAGACCCAGGAAGGTTTCGCTGAACTAGCCGATTCAATTTTCCACAAAAAAGGCTTGGCTTGCACTGAAAAAGCCAACATCACACTTAGTAGGGTTATCCAAACTAGCTTGATCAAATAATCAGATTGCAGTTGCAAAAAAACTGATCGCTGTACAAAAACTAAGCTATTGATTGTCGGCATTACTGTTCTCTTAGAGTTTTCAACTGAACTTAAAATACATTTAAAATATTTATTCAACAAATCTGAATAGTTGTCTGTTATGGCCACGATAGCACTGAAGCGCCAATTACTATCTGGCTAGCCAATGATACATATCGCCCACAACAAAACATCTAATGCTAAATTACATCGATCGATTCACTGCTTCAACGACACCTTTAATCACTCATGACATCAATTATTCTAGATTGTGACCCAGGGCATGATGATGCCATCGCTATGATTTTGGCGCTGGCCAACCCTCAGCTTAATGTTTTGGCCGTCACCACTAGCGCCGGTAATCAAACGCCAGATAAAACGCTGCATAATGCGCTGCGCCTGCTTACCTTACTCAATCGATCTGACATTCCTGTAACGGGCGGTGCATTAAAACCTTTAGCTAGAGAGTTGATTATTGCGCCAGAAGTACACGGTGAAAGCGGTTTGGATGGCCCAAAATTACCTGAACCAACCTTCCAACCTCAGAACTGCTCGGCCACCGAACTGATGGCTAAACAAGTTCGTCAGTCTGACCAACCAGTAACGCTTGTACCCACTGGGCCATTAACCAATATCGCCATTTTTCTAACCGCTCACCCAGAGCTACATAGCAACATTGAGCGGATTGTTTTAATGGGTGGTTCTGCCGGGCCAGGCAACTGGACAGCTGCTGCAGAGTTCAATATTTATGTTGACCCAGAAGCAGCAGATATCGTATTTAAAGCAGGCATTCCGATTGTCATGTGTGGCTTGGATGTAACCCATCAGGCACAAATAATGGATTGCGATATAGAACGTGTCAGGGCAATAAAAAATCCAATTGCCCAATGCGTCGCCGATCTGTTGGATTTCTTTATGATCTATCACCGCAATCCGAAGTGGGGCTTTGAAGGTGCGCCATTGCACGACCCATGCACCATTGCTTGGTTGCTCAAACCTGAACTATTTCAGTCTGTAGATTGCCACGTAGCGATAGAGACTAGCAGTGAATTAACGGTAGGAATGACGGTGGCTGACCGATATCAGCTAACAGATAAACCTGCTAACTGCACTTTAGTTACTGATATCGATCGGCAAGGGTTTGTTGATTTGATTGTGGAAAGCTTGAACAACTACAGCTAGAAACTATCGTTAGCAGTCGATCAGGTCACGTCTGAAAAGAAAGGCGTGACCATTTTTCCATAGCATCTACATTTAGTCTTAAACAAATGTTATTTCTGGCAAGATGCTATGGGAAAAAAATATATATTTTGGGATATTGATAAAACATTACTTTGTTTGTCGGGGGTTACTGATACGCTGTCATCGGATCAACAAAAAAACTTATCATCTGATACTACCTCAGTAAAAGTAGGCTGGAATGATCGTTTAAAAACAGAGATACATGCAAGTTTTCAAGCGCTGTATATTGAAGAACATAAAAGATTTTTTATTTCTATTTTAGAATTATGCAAAAAAGGAAAAGCTGAAGTTAGAATATTAACAGCATCAATCTATCCTGAAATTGAAATTCTTTTTGAGTTAAACAATAAATTCTTAACAAAACCTGTACTTGATTTGAGCCAAAAACCTTATATTAATCGCAACTCATTGGGTGGTGCGTTTAATATCATGTCTACTGTCGATGACTTACTAGTTGGTGATAATAAATTTTTTTCAAGCCAAAATGAAATATTTGGAATGGAAAGAGATGGATGTACTATTGAAAATAGCTCCTACCATTTATTATTTACTCACAAACCAATTGGGTATGAC
It includes:
- a CDS encoding pseudouridine synthase translates to MRLDRFLSNQTPLSRKALRIQLATGQVLVNGKIIRDGQFEIDDFCTIQLAGQLLPSKPAMYFMLNKPIGHVSATTDPQHPTVNQLFPPSLASQLHYAGRLDRNTSGLMLMTNDGTWSRILTEPNKKIAKKYWVETANPICQQTHQLFADGVHLMPEDITTSPAQLEQISANQAWLTIYEGRYHQIKRMFGKMNNPVIKLHRHSLGNIQLDSLLAASAYRALTLNEILDSLPEQQKALYTQLRS
- a CDS encoding TraB/GumN family protein; translation: MPTINSLVFVQRSVFLQLQSDYLIKLVWITLLSVMLAFSVQAKPFLWKIESASSAKPSWVFGTIHVRSPQVNDLPPVVNRAIKNADVLVTEIDFDAIDLAATLQATQLPAGQNLQKLLPTKLWRQLDSRMKKISSLMSANILNQFKIWTAAVTLVTIGDELKYPGLMALDMKLATDAKAAGKETDGLETFAEQLSIFDRLSTREQIQMLKDTLDVLDQAESKNIDPIAQIETAWLSGDATELNRQMLLWQGDNQQFNKKFNRIAIEQRNQTMAERITQKMRQQPNKSFFFAVGAGHLIGDKSVQVHLQKMGNQLNRL
- the rihA gene encoding pyrimidine-specific ribonucleoside hydrolase RihA, with the protein product MTSIILDCDPGHDDAIAMILALANPQLNVLAVTTSAGNQTPDKTLHNALRLLTLLNRSDIPVTGGALKPLARELIIAPEVHGESGLDGPKLPEPTFQPQNCSATELMAKQVRQSDQPVTLVPTGPLTNIAIFLTAHPELHSNIERIVLMGGSAGPGNWTAAAEFNIYVDPEAADIVFKAGIPIVMCGLDVTHQAQIMDCDIERVRAIKNPIAQCVADLLDFFMIYHRNPKWGFEGAPLHDPCTIAWLLKPELFQSVDCHVAIETSSELTVGMTVADRYQLTDKPANCTLVTDIDRQGFVDLIVESLNNYS